Proteins encoded in a region of the Perca fluviatilis chromosome 6, GENO_Pfluv_1.0, whole genome shotgun sequence genome:
- the cbwd gene encoding COBW domain containing encodes MDGMVMEEEDDCPELVPIDTLPGPPAEQIPVTIITGYLGAGKTTLLNYILTEQHKKRIAVILNEFGEGSALEKSLAVSQAGELYEEWLELRNGCLCCSVKDNGLKAIENLMEKKGKFDYILLETTGLADPGAVASMFWVDAELGSDIYLDGIVTVIDAKYGLQQLTEEKADGLVNEAARQIAVADLTIINKTDLVNEEELAQIREAVRSVNGLVKILESQRSRVDLSEVLDLHSFDSKDGANLAEKLQLVKDTRPHLDKSILTVTFEVAGDLSEDALNVFIQDLLWEKMFKNKEGQPMTVIRSKGIVSFAGKAHQVMLQGVHELYDLNETPQLWEENPRINRLVFIGRNLDKNILQEHFISTVLERAERK; translated from the exons ATGGATGGCATGGTgatggaggaggaagatgacTGCCCAGAGTTGGTGCCCATCGACACCCTGCCTGGTCCTCCTGCAGAGCAGATACCTGTCACCATCATCACAGGCTACCTCG GTGCTGGAAAGACTACACTGCTGAACTATATCTTAACAGAACAACACAAAAAGCGGATTGCTGTCATACTCAATGAATTTGGAGAGG GCAGCGCCCTTGAGAAGTCCCTAGCAGTGAGCCAGGCAGGAGAGCTGTATGAGGAGTGGCTGGAGCTGAGAAATGGCTGCCTCTGCTGCTCTGTCAA GGACAATGGTCTTAAAGCCATCGAGAACTTGATGGAGAAGAAAGGAAAGTTTGACTACATCCTGCTAGAAACCACTGGACTAGCTGATCCAG GAGCTGTGGCCTCCATGTTCTGGGTCGATGCAGAGCTCGGCAGTGATATTTATTTGGATG GCATCGTCACGGTCATTGACGCCAAGTATGGACTGCAG CAACTTACAGAGGAAAAAGCAGATGGACTCGTCAATGAAGCAGCCAG GCAGATTGCTGTCGCTGACCTGACCATAATCAACAAGACAGACCTGGTGAATGAGGAGGAACTCGCTCAAATACGAGAGGCGGTCag GTCTGTAAATGGTCTTGTCAAGATTCTAGAAAGCCAGAGGTCAAG GGTGGATCTCTCTGAAGTGCTGGATCTGCATTCCTTTGACAGTAAGGATGGAGCAAA TCTAGCAGAGAAGCTCCAACTTGTGAAAGATACAAGACCACATCTTGACAAG AGTATTTTAACTGTGACGTTTGAAGTGGCTGGAGATCTCTCTGAGGATGCCTTGAATGTCTTCATCCAG GATCTCCTATGGGAAAAGATGTTCAAAAACAAAGAAGGGCAACCCATGACTGTCATTCGGTCAAAG ggCATAGTATCATTTGCAGGTAAAGCCCACCAAGTGATGCTGCAGGGGGTCCACGAGCTGTATGACCTGAATGAGACTCCACAGCTTTGGGAGGAGAACCCACGGATCAACCGACTGGTCTTTATag GTAGGAACCTGGACAAGAACATTCTGCAGGAACATTTCATCTCTACGGTTTTGGAACGAGCAGAGAGAAAGTAG
- the foxd5 gene encoding forkhead box protein D5, which translates to MTLSSEFEASQHAALPLEEDEIDIVGEDEPNHGRLYRNECSTDPGSSAESGAEFDSSEPDSSGESENSFCADAPPSRKAQNSSVKPPYSYIALITMAILQSPVKKLTLSGICDFISNKFPYYRDKFPAWQNSIRHNLSLNDCFIKIPREPGNPGKGNYWSLDPASEDMFDNGSFLRRRKRFKRNQPEFGKDGLMFYSNLNCYRPYGQPYCLQGQVSPPPAAPIRYMPLQEGIMMPPSSYHLLPQTLNSHRKCSGPKDFRAQVCAPEPPGPQAKCSFSIDSIMSKPSPNCPQNPNPQQSPRSALGYGHLMVPTLLHDPRTPVFCPPAMLSTAPLRNEHLRLSYHHC; encoded by the coding sequence ATGACTCTCTCCAGTGAATTTGAGGCTTCGCAGCACGCTGCTTTGCCCCTAGAAGAGGATGAGATTGACATAGTGGGCGAGGATGAGCCTAACCACGGGCGTTTATATCGAAATGAGTGCTCCACGGACCCCGGCTCCTCAGCAGAATCTGGTGCTGAGTTTGACTCTTCAGAGCCAGACTCCTCGGGGGAAAGCGAGAACAGTTTCTGCGCAGACGCACCGCCGTCCAGGAAAGCTCAGAACAGCTCGGTAAAGCCTCCCTACTCCTACATTGCCCTCATCACTATGGCCATCCTGCAGAGCCCGGTGAAGAAGCTGACGCTGAGTGGCATCTGTGACTTCATCAGCAACAAGTTTCCCTACTACAGAGACAAGTTCCCCGCTTGGCAGAACTCCATCAGGCACAACCTGTCTCTCAACGACTGTTTCATCAAGATCCCGAGGGAGCCTGGGAACCCGGGCAAAGGTAACTACTGGTCTCTGGACCCTGCCTCAGAGGACATGTTCGACAACGGCAGCTTCCTTCGGCGAAGGAAGCGCTTCAAGAGAAACCAGCCCGAATTCGGGAAAGACGGACTTATGTTTTATTCCAACTTGAACTGCTACCGGCCGTACGGGCAACCATATTGCTTACAAGGCCAGGTAAGCCCCCCGCCCGCTGCTCCTATCCGGTACATGCCTCTACAGGAGGGCATCATGATGCCTCCCTCTTCCTATCACCTACTACCACAAACTTTGAACAGTCACAGGAAGTGCAGTGGGCCTAAAGACTTCAGAGCGCAGGTTTGCGCACCAGAACCGCCTGGCCCGCAGGCAAAGTGCTCTTTCAGCATTGACAGCATCATGAGCAAGCCCTCTCCCAACTGTCCACAGAACCCGAATCCACAGCAGAGCCCTCGCAGCGCTCTTGGGTACGGTCACCTCATGGTTCCGACGCTCCTGCACGATCCCAGGACTCCGGTGTTCTGCCCTCCTGCCATGCTGAGCACGGCTCCTTTAAGAAACGAGCACCTCAGACTCTCTTACCATCACTGCTGA
- the pgm5 gene encoding phosphoglucomutase-like protein 5 — protein MSSYRAVWTAQTQQCPVADRSRHNSPLPSGIFPVLTVQTAPFEDQRPGTNGLRRKTAVFEGKKNYLQNYIQSVLSSIDLRDRQGCTMVVGCDGRYFSRAATEVIVQMAAANGIGRLVIGHNGLLSTPAVSCIIRKIKAIGGIILTASHNPGGPGGDFGIKFNVANGGPSPDTVMERIYQVSRTLEEYAICPDLRIDLSRLGRQEFDLENKFKPFRVEIVDSVDVYLQLLKNIFDFNAIKSLLTGPDQLKIHIDAMNGVMGPYVRRILCDELGAPANSAVNCVPLEDFGGRPPEPNLTYATSLVDAMKGGDFGFGAAFDADGDRYMILGENGFFVNPSDSVAIMAANLSTIPYFRQLGVKGFARSMATSTALDRVAKAMKLSLYETPTGWRYFGNLMDSGRCSLCGEESFGTGSDHIREKDGLWSVLVWLSIMAARKQGVEQIVREHWAKFGRNYFCRFDYEGLDPRAAFYLMKDLESVIADKAFTSQKFAVGDHIYSVERADNFEYIDPVDGTVARNQGLRIVFTDASRLVFRLSGSGAGTGATIRIYAESCERDPERHNRETQVVLGPLIAIALKISNVHERTGRRGPNIIT, from the exons ATGTCTTCATACCGGGCAGTGTGGACAGCACAGACGCAGCAGTGTCCGGTTGCAGACCGGTCCCGACACAATTCCCCTCTGCCATCA gGGATCTTTCCGGTGTTGACGGTCCAAACCGCCCCCTTCGAAGACCAGCGGCCCGGTACCAACGGGCTGCGGAGGAAGACAGCGGTGTTCGAGGGGAAGAAGAACTACCTGCAGAACTACATACAGAGTGTGTTGTCTTCCATCGACCTGCGGGACCGACAGGGCTGCACCATGGTGGTGGGCTGCGACGGCCGCTACTTCAGCCGAGCTGCCACCGAGGTGATAGTCCAGATGGCAGCTGCCAATGGG ATTGGTCGTCTGGTAATCGGCCACAATGGTCTCCTGTCCACCCCTGCTGTTTCCTGCATCATCAGGAAGATCAAGGCCATTGGCGGGATCATCCTCACAGCTAGTCACAACCCCGGAGGCCCTGGTGGAGACTTTGGAATCAAGTTCAATGTGGCAAATGGAG GTCCGTCTCCGGATACAGTGATGGAGAGGATCTACCAGGTGAGCCGGACACTTGAGGAGTATGCAATCTGCCCTGATCTCCGCATTGACCTGTCCAGACTGGGAAGACAAGAATTTGACCTGGAGAACAAGTTCAAACCTTTCAGAG TGGAGATCGTTGACTCAGTTGATGTGTATCTACAACTGCTAAAAAACATCTTTGACTTCAATGCCATTAAAAGTCTTCTCACAGGACCAGATCAGCTCAAGATACACATAGATGCCATGAACGGAG TAATGGGCCCCTATGTACGTAGGATCCTGTGTGATGAGTTGGGAGCTCCTGCTAACTCTGCTGTCAACTGTGTCCCTCTGGAGGACTTTGGTGGCCGACCTCCAGAGCCCAACCTGACTTACGCCACCTCTCTGGTAGATGCCATGAAAGGAGGTGACTTTGGCTTTGGAGCTGCATTTGATGCAGATGGG GACCGTTACATGATCCTCGGCGAAAACGGCTTCTTTGTGAACCCGTCAGACTCGGTGGCCATCATGGCTGCCAACCTCTCCACCATCCCCTACTTCAGACAGCTGGGAGTCAAGGGCTTTGCCAGGAGTATGGCCACCAGCACTGCCCTCGACAG GGTAGCCAAAGCCATGAAACTGTCACTGTATGAGACTCCCACAGGCTGGAGGTACTTTGGGAACCTGATGGATTCTGGGCGTTGTTCCCTCTGCGGGGAGGAGAGCTTTGGGACAG gtTCTGACCACATTCGTGAGAAAGATGGTTTGTGGTCGGTGTTGGTGTGGTTGTCTATCATGGCCGCCAGGAAACAGGGAGTGGAGCAGATAGTCCGAGAACACTGGGCCAAATTTGGACGTAACTACTTCTGCAG GTTTGACTATGAAGGCCTGGACCCGCGCGCAGCCTTTTACCTGATGAAGGATCTGGAGTCAGTAATAGCAGACAAAGCATTCACCAGCCAGAAGTTTGCCGTAGGAGACCACATATACAGCGTGGAGAGGGCTGACAACTTTGAGTACATCGACCCCGTGGATGGAACAGTGGCTCGAAACCAG GGTCTGAGGATTGTGTTCACTGATGCGTCCCGTTTGGTGTTTCGGCTGAGCGGGAGCGGTGCAGGGACGGGTGCCACCATCCGCATTTACGCCGAGAGCTGTGAGAGAGACCCAGAGAGacacaacagagagacacag GTGGTGCTGGGTCCTCTTATCGCCATCGCCCTGAAGATCTCCAACGTCCATGAGAGGACAGGACGCCGTGGCCCTAACATCATCACATGA